Sequence from the uncultured Flavobacterium sp. genome:
GCTCATCCTCATCATATTAATTCTAACGACACTTTCCTTCGACACCTACAAAGAAGATGCTTTTGGCACGGGTGAATATTTTAAATTTAGAATTCACTACGGAATTGTTAATGCCGGATATGCAACTCTCGAAATAAAAGATGCCACTGTAAACAATAAAAAAGTCCATCACGCTGTCGGAAAAGGATATACAACCGGAATGTCAAAATTTTTCTTTAAGGTAGAAGATCTTTACGAAAGTTATTTTGACAAAGAAACCGGATCTCCTTATCGCTATGTCAGGAAAATTGACGAAGGCGGTTATACTAAAAACCAAGAAGGTTTTTTTAATCAGGCTGAAAACAGAGTTTTGGTAAAAGACTACAAACGAAATACCGAAAAAACTATTGTTATTACTGATAACGTGCAAGATATCGTTTCTGCATTTTACTATTTGAGAAATCATCCAAGTATTGACAAATTAAAATCTGGCGAAGCGATTACAATCGACATGTTTTTTGACGACGAAATCACAAAATTTAAGTTAAAATATGTAGGCCGTCAAGATATTACGACTAAATTTGGCACCGTTTCTACAATGGTCTTCAAGCCACTTGTACAAACCGGAAGAGTCTTTAAAGAAAAAGAAAGTTTAACACTCTGGATAACAGACGACGACAACAAAGTTCCAATTAGAATCAAAGCAGATCTTGCTGTAGGATCACTAAAAGCAGATCTTGACGAATATAAAGGATTAAAGAATCCATTTAAAGTAAAAAAATAATGAATATCACTGATAATTCAGAATCAATTTTAAAAGAAATTGACCTTAAATTCCAAGCTATAAATCAAAAAACTGATGTTCAATTAGAAGGATTACTTTGGTCTAAACCAATTACTTATTGGGATTACATTCAAACTGACGCATTACTAAGTTTACAAACACAACGCACAACACTTCCTGATGAAATGGTTTTTATCATGTATCATCAGGTAAATGAATTAATTTTTAAAATGATTTTGTGGGAAATCGATCAGATTGCCGATGCACAAAACATTCAGGTTGATTTTTTCAGCGAAAGATTATCAAGAATCACGCGCTATTTTGATATGCTTACCAATTCTTTCAGTATTATGGAAAACGGAATGGAAGTAGATCAATATATGAAGTTCAGAAACACGCTTACTCCGGCAAGTGGTTTTCAGAGCGCACAATATAGATTGATAGAATTTGCTTCGACTGATGTCATCAATTTAACAGATCGCAGATACAAAGCAAACTTTGACGAAAACACTGATCTGGAAACTACATTCGAACATTTGTATTGGCAAGCTGCCGGAAAAGATTATCAAACGGGAGAAAAATCATATTTACTTCAAGAATTTGAGAACAAATACAAAGTTCCCTTTTTGAGACAGATGTCTACTTTTAAAACTAAAAATATCTGGCAAAAATTTACTCAATTACCAGAAGAAGATCAGCAAAATACTTCATTAATTAAAGCAATGCGTCATTATGACAAAACTGTAAACATTACTTGGGTAATGCAACACCTTAATACTGCAAGAAAATACATATTAGAAAGCGGAAAAGGAAACGGGGAAGCCACTGGTGGCAGCGATTGGCAAAAATATATGCATCCAAAATACCAAAGACGCATCTTTTTTCCTAAATTGTGGACCGAAGAAGAATTGTCCAATTGGGGAAATGAAACAACTACTTAATTTCCTAAAAAATTTAAAAGTTTGAAAAAAGCATTCGTACTTATAATACTATTATTCTCTGTATTTTCTTGTAATAAAATCGAGGAGAAAGTAGAAACTAAGATTAGTAAACCAAAAACTAAAAAGGTAGAATTTGGATTTAATTACGCTGACTTTAATATTGTAAATGACACTATAAAAAAAGGAGATTCTTTTGGTTCTATCATCCAAAGTCAAAATATTGGAGACAAAAAAGTCTATGATATTGTTGAACAGGTAAAAGATTCGTTTGATGTTAGAACAATTCGATACAACAAACCTTATACGATTCTTCGCTCTAAAAATAAAACAAACAAAATACAGGTTTTCATTTACCAACCTGACGCTTTAACTTATTATGTAGTCGATTTAAGAGACAGCATCGCTAAAGCATACAAAAAAGTAAAACCGGTAACATTAAAACGTAAAATTATTGGCGGCGTTTTAAAAACTTCATTATCTGAAACTTTAGGAGATGAAGATGTAGAAACTGCTCTTGCCAGCCGAATTACCAAAGTATTTTCATGGTCTATCGATTTCTTTAAACTTAAAAAAGGAGATCGTTACGGATTAATTTTCACTGAACGCTTTATAAACGGAAAAACTTATGACGGCGTTGAAGATCTTGAAGCTGCATTTTTTGAATATAAAGGTAAAATCGTTTATGCTTTTCCGTTTGAGAAAGATACTATTTCTGGTAAAGTAGAATATTATGATGATGAAGGAAAAACACTGAAAAATTTCTTTCTAAAAACACCAATTAAGTTCAGCCGAATCACTTCTCGATTTACTGCAAACAGATTTCACCCGGTTCAACATACCTGGAAAGCACACAAAGGAACTGATTATGCTGCACCAACCGGAACTCCAATTTCAACAACTGCTTCCGGAGTTGTAGAAGCAACGGGATATACAGCAGGAAACGGAAACTTTGTAAAAGTAAAACACAACGGAACTTATTCTACGCAATATTTACACATGTCGAGAATTTTGGTTCGCCGCGGACAACGTGTAACTCAAGGACAAACTATTGGATTAGTTGGAAGCACAGGACTTGCAACCGGACCTCACGTTTGTTACCGTTTCTGGAAAAACGGTGTTCAGGTTGATGCGCTTAGACTGAACTTACCAACTGGAGAATCTTTGACCGGATCTGACAAAACTCGTTTCTTAAAACAAATGGAGCCTTTGAAAAGAGAATTGGATAGTATTGGGAATTTGTAATTTTCTGATTTCATTTCGTATTTTAAAATAGAAAAACATGAAAAATGCACGTCTTAAAACAATTTATAACGAAACATTTTCAGGCTTAAGACTATTTTACAGAGACACAAATCTTCCGGAAAATTTAATTTTGAATTATAAAGTTGGTCAAATTATTCAGGAAAGAGGCTTTACTGATATGTCTTCTATTGGCGGCGGCTTATCTGGAAATGTTAGATATTTAATTGCAAGTGCGCACCCAAAAGATTTATCAAAATTCAATCCTGATTCAGCAAAGATTGGTCATTTCCTTTTAGACTCAATTGCTTATTTTAAAGTTCTGGACATTCAGAAAATTGAAAACAAAACACAAATTTTTCTGTTGAACATTCCCGATAATTCGATTTCGCTTTTCAAGAACTCATCTTCAAACCTTGAGGAAGAAATCATAGAAAAAGCAAGAAAAAAGTTTAGAGATAAGCTCAATTCAGACTTAATTCCATCATTGCAAACCGCAGAATGGAAACAAAGAACCGAATCTCCACTTGGAATGAGTATTAATGGAGAACTATTTTTTGATGATTCGAAAATCAAAATTGAAGAACCAAAAAGAATTGAAATTGATATAAACAATAAAACTATCGAGGTTAATAAAAAACCCTGGTGGAAAATTTGGTAATTCTTTTTTTTTATTCGAAATAATATCTTCCTAAATAATAGCAATCGATGAAATCTGCTTTATTAATAATTTTATCTGCAACACTATTTGGTTGTTCTCATCCACACGCTTTTGTTTTAAATGACACAGAGAAAAACAGATATTACGTTTCAGAAATGGTCAATAAAGTTTTTGAAGAAAATCAAATTAACGAATCGCCTTTAATTGTCATAAACGGAATTCCTTTTGAATACGACAAGAAACAAGACACCATATTATTACCTCTCAAAAAATCTGACATCAAAAGCTTAAACTTTTTAAATCAAAATAGTAGTCGCATTATATATAATGAAAAAGAAAATGGTGGCGCAATCATAATAACCACCAAAATCTGAAATAAACAAGCTCATAAAACGTTTTCGTAACTAATTGTTATATAATTGTGAAGCTTAAAGCTATTAAAAGTAATTTCAGTATTTTTGTGTTTTTATAACCAAATTTTCAATTAAACTATAAAATGGCTTTAAACACAACAAACCCAACCGGGACTGAAGCGTGGAAAAATCTACAAAACCACTATAACGCAATTCACGAAACTACGATACAAGAATTGTTTCAACAAGACAATGCTCGTGTTGAGAAATTCAACTTGCAATGGAATGATTTTTTAGTAGACTATTCTAAAAATAATATTACTCCTGAAACGATCTCTCTTTTATTAGAATTGGCAAATTCAATTGGATTAAAAGATGCGATTTCTCAATATTTTGACGGAGCAATTATCAACCAAACTGAAAACAGAGCTGTTTTGCATACTGCTTTGCGCGCTCCGGAATCGGCAGTTATTAAAGTTGATGGCGAAAATGTAATTCCTGAAGTTTACGAAGTAAAAAACAAAATCAAACAATTCAGCAACGAAGTTATTTCTGGAGAAAGAAAAGGTTTCACCGGAAAAGCTTTTACTGATGTTGTAAATATAGGAATTGGAGGTTCTGATCTTGGACCTGTTATGGCGGTTGAAGCTTTACAATTCTACAAAAATCAATTGAACTTACATTTTGTTTCTAACGTTGATGGTGATCACGTTAACGAAATAATCAAAAAACTGAATCCTGAAACAACTCTTTTCCTGATTGTTTCTAAAACTTTTACAACTCAGGAAACTTTATCAAATTCTGAAACTATCAAAGAATGGTTTTTGAAATCGGCATCTCAGGAAGATATCGCAAAACATTTTGTGGCAGTTTCAACAAATATTCAGAAAGTAACAGAATTTGGAATTAATCCTGACAATGTTTTCCCAATGTGGGATTGGGTTGGAGGAAGATTCTCTTTGTGGAGTGCAGTTGGATTAAGCATTAGTTTAGCGATTGGATTTGATAATTATAATGAAATGCTAAAAGGCGCGAATGAAATGGATGAACATTTCAAATCGGCTGAATTTGACAAAAACATTCCAGTAACACTTGCTTTATTAAGCGTTTGGTACAATAATTTCTTTGGTGCCGAAAGTGAAGCTTTAATTCCATACACTCAATATTTACAAAAACTTGCTCCGTATTTGCAACAAGCAACTATGGAAAGTAACGGAAAAAGTGTTGGTCGCGACGGAAAACCTGTAAACTACCAAACCGGAACTATTATCTGGGGAGAGCCAGGAACAAATTCGCAACATGCTTTTTTCCAATTAATCCACCAAGGAACAAAGTTAATTCCGACTGATTTTATTGGATTCGTAAAACCACTTTACGGAAATGAAGATCATCATGATAAATTAATGTCAAACTTTTTTGCTCAAACTGAAGCTTTATTAAACGGAAAAACTCCAGCACAAGTTCAGGCAGAATTTGACAAACAAGGACTTTCTGCAGAAAAAGCTGCTTACTTATTACCTTTTAAAGTTTTTACAGGAAACAAACCAACTAATACAATTTTAATCCAAAAACTGACTCCAAAAAGCTTAGGATCTTTGATTGCATTATATGAACATAAAATTTTTGTTCAGGGTGTTATCTGGAACATTTTTAGCTTTGATCAATGGGGTGTAGAATTAGGAAAACAACTGGCAAACTCTATTTTGGATGAAATTAACACAAAGACTGTTAAAAATCATGACAGCTCGACTTCATTTTTGCTAAATCATTTCTTGAAGAACAAATAAAAAACTTAAATAAAAAGTTTTCTTAACTATTTGAAACGCCTTAATTTAACACAAATTAAGGCGTTTTTTCGTATAAAGAAGTATATTTTAACAGTAAAAACGTTTATTATTGCAAGTTTTAACTTACGCAGTAGTTATTATCGTTACACTTTTAACAAAAAACACTATTCAAAATTCAATAAAACAT
This genomic interval carries:
- a CDS encoding peptidoglycan DD-metalloendopeptidase family protein, whose amino-acid sequence is MKKAFVLIILLFSVFSCNKIEEKVETKISKPKTKKVEFGFNYADFNIVNDTIKKGDSFGSIIQSQNIGDKKVYDIVEQVKDSFDVRTIRYNKPYTILRSKNKTNKIQVFIYQPDALTYYVVDLRDSIAKAYKKVKPVTLKRKIIGGVLKTSLSETLGDEDVETALASRITKVFSWSIDFFKLKKGDRYGLIFTERFINGKTYDGVEDLEAAFFEYKGKIVYAFPFEKDTISGKVEYYDDEGKTLKNFFLKTPIKFSRITSRFTANRFHPVQHTWKAHKGTDYAAPTGTPISTTASGVVEATGYTAGNGNFVKVKHNGTYSTQYLHMSRILVRRGQRVTQGQTIGLVGSTGLATGPHVCYRFWKNGVQVDALRLNLPTGESLTGSDKTRFLKQMEPLKRELDSIGNL
- the pgi gene encoding glucose-6-phosphate isomerase, whose amino-acid sequence is MALNTTNPTGTEAWKNLQNHYNAIHETTIQELFQQDNARVEKFNLQWNDFLVDYSKNNITPETISLLLELANSIGLKDAISQYFDGAIINQTENRAVLHTALRAPESAVIKVDGENVIPEVYEVKNKIKQFSNEVISGERKGFTGKAFTDVVNIGIGGSDLGPVMAVEALQFYKNQLNLHFVSNVDGDHVNEIIKKLNPETTLFLIVSKTFTTQETLSNSETIKEWFLKSASQEDIAKHFVAVSTNIQKVTEFGINPDNVFPMWDWVGGRFSLWSAVGLSISLAIGFDNYNEMLKGANEMDEHFKSAEFDKNIPVTLALLSVWYNNFFGAESEALIPYTQYLQKLAPYLQQATMESNGKSVGRDGKPVNYQTGTIIWGEPGTNSQHAFFQLIHQGTKLIPTDFIGFVKPLYGNEDHHDKLMSNFFAQTEALLNGKTPAQVQAEFDKQGLSAEKAAYLLPFKVFTGNKPTNTILIQKLTPKSLGSLIALYEHKIFVQGVIWNIFSFDQWGVELGKQLANSILDEINTKTVKNHDSSTSFLLNHFLKNK
- a CDS encoding tryptophan 2,3-dioxygenase family protein, giving the protein MNITDNSESILKEIDLKFQAINQKTDVQLEGLLWSKPITYWDYIQTDALLSLQTQRTTLPDEMVFIMYHQVNELIFKMILWEIDQIADAQNIQVDFFSERLSRITRYFDMLTNSFSIMENGMEVDQYMKFRNTLTPASGFQSAQYRLIEFASTDVINLTDRRYKANFDENTDLETTFEHLYWQAAGKDYQTGEKSYLLQEFENKYKVPFLRQMSTFKTKNIWQKFTQLPEEDQQNTSLIKAMRHYDKTVNITWVMQHLNTARKYILESGKGNGEATGGSDWQKYMHPKYQRRIFFPKLWTEEELSNWGNETTT
- a CDS encoding DUF3108 domain-containing protein, with the translated sequence MKKLILIILILTTLSFDTYKEDAFGTGEYFKFRIHYGIVNAGYATLEIKDATVNNKKVHHAVGKGYTTGMSKFFFKVEDLYESYFDKETGSPYRYVRKIDEGGYTKNQEGFFNQAENRVLVKDYKRNTEKTIVITDNVQDIVSAFYYLRNHPSIDKLKSGEAITIDMFFDDEITKFKLKYVGRQDITTKFGTVSTMVFKPLVQTGRVFKEKESLTLWITDDDNKVPIRIKADLAVGSLKADLDEYKGLKNPFKVKK